The following are encoded in a window of Salmo trutta chromosome 27, fSalTru1.1, whole genome shotgun sequence genomic DNA:
- the LOC115164706 gene encoding tubulin beta-1 chain, whose product MREIVHLQAGQCGNQIGAKFWEVISDEHGIDPTGTYHGDSDLQLDRINVYYNEASGGKYVPRAVLVDLEPGTMDSVRSGPFGQIFRPDNFVFGQSGAGNNWAKGHYTEGAELVDSVLDVVRKEAESCDCLQGFQLTHSLGGGTGSGMGTLLISKIREEYPDRIMNTFSVVPSPKVSDTVVEPYNATLSVHQLVENTDETFCIDNEALYDICFRTLKLTTPSYGDLNHLVSATMSGVTTCLRFPGQLNADLRKLAVNMVPFPRLHFFMPGFAPLTSRGSQQYRSLTVPELTQQMFDAKNMMAACDPRHGRYLTVAAIFRGRMSMKEVDEQMLNVQNKNSSYFVEWIPNNVKTAVCDIPPRGLKMAATFIGNSTAIQELFKRISEQFTAMFRRKAFLHWYTGEGMDEMEFTEAESNMNDLVSEYQQYQDATAEEEGEFEEEGEEELA is encoded by the exons ATGAGGGAAATCGTGCATCTTCAGGCTGGACAGTGTGGAAACCAGATCGGAGCTAAG TTCTGGGAGGTGATCAGTGATGAACATGGCATTGACCCAACTGGTACATACCATGGGGACAGTGACCTCCAGCTCGACAGGATCAACGTCTACTACAATGAAGCCTCAG GTGGTAAATATGTGCCTCGTGCCGTGCTTGTCGACTTGGAGCCAGGGACCATGGACTCTGTGAGATCTGGACCCTTCGGCCAGATCTTCAGACCTGACAACTTTGTGTTCG GCCAGAGTGGTGCTGGAAACAACTGGGCCAAGGGCCACTACACAGAGGGAGCTGAGCTGGTGGACTCAGTCCTGGATGTTGTGAGGAAGGAAGCTGAGAGCTGTGACTGTCTGCAAGGTTTCCAGCTCACCCACTCACTAGGAGGTGGAACCGGCTCTGGCATGGGCACCCTGCTCATCAGCAAGATCCGTGAAGAGTACCCCGACCGCATCATGAACACCTTCAGCGTGGTGCCCTCACCCAAAGTATCAGACACTGTGGTGGAGCCCTACAATGCCACCCTGTCAGTCCACCAGCTAGTGGAGAACACTGACGAGACCTTCTGTATTGACAACGAGGCTCTCTACGACATCTGCTTCCGGACCCTCAAACTCACTACTCCCTCCTACGGCGACCTCAACCACCTGGTGTCGGCCACAATGAGCGGTGTCACAACCTGCCTGCGATTCCCAGGACAGCTCAACGCTGACCTCCGTAAGCTGGCTGTCAACATGGTGCCCTTCCCCCGTCTCCACTTCTTCATGCCTGGCTTCGCCCCCCTCACCAGCAGGGGAAGCCAGCAGTACCGCTCCCTCACTGTGCCTGAGCTCACCCAGCAGATGTTCGATGCTAAGAACATGATGGCCGCCTGCGACCCCCGCCACGGACGCTACCTCACAGTGGCTGCCATCTTCCGTGGGCGCATGTCCATGAAGGAGGTGGACGAGCAGATGCTGAACGTGCAGAACAAGAACAGCAGCTACTTCGTGGAATGGATCCCCAACAATGTCAAGACCGCCGTCTGCGACATTCCTCCCCGCGGCCTCAAGATGGCTGCTACCTTCATCGGCAACAGCACAGCCATCCAGGAGCTGTTCAAGCGTATCTCAGAGCAGTTCACAGCCATGTTCAGACGTAAGGCTTTCCTCCATTGGTACACCGGAGAGGGTATGGACGAGATGGAGTTCACTGAGGCTGAGAGCAACATGAATGACCTGGTGTCTGAGTACCAGCAGTACCAAGATGCCACcgctgaggaggagggagagtttgaagaggagggagaagaggagctgGCCTAA